A stretch of DNA from Shewanella sediminis HAW-EB3:
AGAGAGGAGCCCCCTCTCTTTCCTCTTTCCTCTTTCCTCTTTCCTCTTCCCACAACCCCCTTAATTGATATATTACGCCCGCTTTACTTTGTACTCCCTCATCTTCGATATAACAGATATACCTTTCGGCAACATTTAATTAATATTAATTCAAACCTTTTTCCACTCTGCCTATGTCTAATAGGTATCAAAAAGATTTAGTACTCATAACACAGGGAATATTGAGTGAATGCACAGATAGAGTTCATTGCAAACCAAGAGGTTTCAGAACTAGAGCTGATTGAGAAAGCCAAGCAAGGAGATAAAACCGCTTTCAAGCAGATCTATTTGCGTCATCACAAAAGAGTGTATGGCCTTTGCTTCAGACTCTCCGGACAAGCTTATTTGGCAGAAGAAGCGACACAGGAAACCTTTGTTCGCTTGTGGCAAAAGTTGCCTCAGTTTCGGGGAGAGAGTCAATTTACGACTTGGCTACATAGCATGACGGTCAACCAGACATTGAGCAGTATTCAGAAACATAAAAGCTTTTGGGCCCGTTTCACTCCCATGAGTGAACATACCGAAGCGAGCGGTGACAAACTGGAATATGAGAACTTTGACAAGCTATTACTCAAGCTTCCCGAACGGGCGCGTATTGTATTTATACTGTTCTCGATTGAAGGCTATAAACACGATGAAATCGCCGGTCTGTTGGGCATTGCCTCCGGCACGAGTAAAGCACAGTACCACAGAGCCAGGAAGCTACTACAGGAGATGCTGTAATGAATGGCAAAGATAGCAAACTCGACGACTTGATAGCGAACCTCCCAAAGGAACTCACGCCGGAAAATGATCTGTGGGACAAGATAGAAAAACGCCTGGATGCGCCTATCAGCCTTATGACTAAGCGCTCCAGCCATAACCTCTGGCGTAATGCAGCAATAGCCTGCCTATTGTTAATCACAGCTTTTATCGGCCAGAAGTTTTTTAATCCGCTTTTACCACTTCCAGAGGTCGACTCAGCATTAATAAATACGCTAGCAGAGATAAAAGCCCAACACGAGATTCAAATCGCACAACTTCAACAAACGAGTAAGTTGGTTAACTGGCAGAGCAGTCCATATAGCTCTCCCGTCGAAACGGGTATCGATCAACTAAGAGAAGCCGCCAAGCAAATTTATGAATCACTGAAACGTAATCCAACAGACAAACAACTCTGGCAATTGTG
This window harbors:
- a CDS encoding RNA polymerase sigma factor, with translation MNAQIEFIANQEVSELELIEKAKQGDKTAFKQIYLRHHKRVYGLCFRLSGQAYLAEEATQETFVRLWQKLPQFRGESQFTTWLHSMTVNQTLSSIQKHKSFWARFTPMSEHTEASGDKLEYENFDKLLLKLPERARIVFILFSIEGYKHDEIAGLLGIASGTSKAQYHRARKLLQEML